One Oscillospiraceae bacterium DNA segment encodes these proteins:
- a CDS encoding adenosylhomocysteinase, with protein sequence MSVVRDMGLAEAGRQKIAWAASFMPVLAGLRAEFVRTQPFAGLRIALAIHLEAKTACFALALRDGGAAVAATGCNPLSTQDDVAAGLCAEGVDVYALWNADPKTYEDHLAGALAFGPHLALDDGGDLTALLHGACADRGGGLVGLTEETTTGVHRAQVRAKAGQLRFPLLAVNDADCKHLFDNRYGTGQSTWAAILHTTNVQVTGKAVVVAGYGWCGRGVARRAAGLGARVIVTEIDPIKALEAAMDGFSVMTMDEAAPHGDFFITVTGCRRVITARHMARMKDGAILANAGHFDVEIDLADLADLAARRETRRAGVTGYFLPDGRVLNLLAEGRLVNLAAGDGHPAEIMDMSFSVQALALRHLARHGRALTPGVYPVPRAVDEEVAARKLRASSLSIDALTPDQRAYLEQF encoded by the coding sequence ATGAGCGTGGTACGGGATATGGGGCTCGCCGAGGCGGGCCGGCAAAAGATCGCCTGGGCCGCCTCCTTTATGCCGGTGCTGGCCGGGCTGCGGGCGGAGTTTGTGCGCACCCAGCCTTTCGCGGGCCTACGCATCGCGCTGGCGATCCACTTAGAGGCGAAGACCGCCTGCTTCGCGCTGGCGCTACGCGACGGCGGAGCGGCGGTGGCGGCCACCGGCTGCAACCCGCTCTCCACCCAGGACGACGTGGCCGCGGGACTCTGCGCCGAGGGCGTCGACGTGTACGCGCTGTGGAACGCCGACCCGAAGACGTACGAGGACCACCTGGCCGGGGCGCTGGCCTTCGGACCCCACCTCGCCCTGGACGACGGCGGCGACCTGACCGCGCTCCTCCATGGGGCCTGCGCCGACCGCGGCGGCGGCCTCGTCGGCCTCACCGAGGAGACGACGACTGGCGTGCACCGGGCCCAGGTCCGGGCCAAGGCCGGTCAGCTCCGCTTCCCGCTGCTCGCCGTGAACGACGCCGACTGCAAACATCTCTTTGACAACCGCTACGGCACCGGCCAGTCCACGTGGGCGGCCATCCTGCACACCACCAATGTACAGGTCACGGGCAAAGCCGTCGTCGTGGCCGGCTACGGTTGGTGCGGGCGCGGCGTGGCGCGGCGGGCCGCCGGGCTGGGCGCGCGGGTCATCGTCACCGAGATCGACCCCATCAAGGCTCTTGAGGCCGCGATGGACGGTTTCTCTGTTATGACAATGGACGAAGCCGCACCCCACGGCGACTTCTTCATCACGGTCACGGGCTGCCGCCGGGTGATTACGGCGCGCCACATGGCGCGCATGAAGGACGGCGCGATTTTGGCCAACGCCGGCCACTTTGACGTGGAGATCGACCTGGCCGACCTGGCCGACTTGGCCGCACGGCGCGAGACCCGACGGGCCGGCGTCACCGGGTATTTTCTCCCGGACGGACGCGTGTTGAATCTGCTGGCCGAGGGGCGGCTCGTAAACCTCGCCGCTGGCGACGGCCACCCGGCCGAGATCATGGACATGAGCTTTTCGGTGCAGGCGCTGGCCCTGCGCCACCTGGCTCGACACGGTCGCGCGCTGACCCCCGGCGTCTACCCTGTCCCCCGTGCGGTGGACGAGGAGGTGGCGGCCCGCAAACTGCGCGCCTCTAGCCTCTCGATCGACGCGCTGACACCGGACCAAAGGGCCTATTTGGAACAATTCTGA